From the Selenomonas timonae genome, one window contains:
- the rlmD gene encoding 23S rRNA (uracil(1939)-C(5))-methyltransferase RlmD has product MKSKEKTKRSAEMIPVRRGQVYEIQIDRLGTSGEGVGRYENFTVFVPNALQGERVLAVIDEVKKTYARGRIRKILQESPARVAPRCEIYDACGGCQLQHLSYEAQLHAKRAQVVEALTHIGKLPQIPVNETLPADDPWNYRNKMQFPIGVDKGRLVVGCFAQGSHRIINTENCHIQRSANNELANTVREVAEKLHIPVYNEDTHKGILRHIVGRVGRGNELMAVIVTATKQLPHAKDFVRLLRERLPHLVSVHQNIQTYRNNVIMGRDTELLWGRPTILDTLGRLNFHISPRSFFQVNTRQAERLYEQALAYADLHGTETVIDAYCGTGTITLFLAQKARKVYGIEIVQPAILDARKNARDNHVKNAEFIVGDATAVMPALYKQGIRPDVVVVDPPRAGCTEIVLRTFANMKPQRIVYVSCNPATLARDLAILKDLGYITQEVQPVDLFPQTSHVENVALLMRKSI; this is encoded by the coding sequence ATGAAATCAAAAGAGAAGACGAAGCGATCCGCAGAGATGATTCCCGTCCGCAGGGGCCAGGTCTATGAAATCCAAATCGACCGCCTTGGCACAAGTGGGGAAGGCGTCGGACGATATGAAAACTTCACCGTTTTTGTTCCGAATGCACTGCAAGGCGAGCGTGTCTTAGCTGTGATCGATGAGGTCAAAAAGACCTATGCGCGCGGACGGATCCGGAAGATCCTGCAAGAGAGCCCCGCTCGCGTCGCGCCGCGCTGTGAAATCTACGACGCATGCGGCGGCTGTCAGCTCCAACACCTCTCCTATGAGGCACAGCTGCATGCCAAACGTGCGCAAGTCGTAGAGGCATTGACGCATATCGGTAAGCTCCCGCAGATTCCCGTGAACGAAACACTGCCTGCGGATGACCCGTGGAACTATCGGAACAAGATGCAGTTTCCCATTGGCGTCGATAAAGGCCGGCTCGTTGTCGGCTGCTTCGCACAGGGCAGCCATCGCATCATCAACACGGAGAACTGCCACATCCAGCGCAGTGCGAACAACGAACTCGCAAACACCGTGCGCGAGGTTGCCGAAAAACTGCACATCCCCGTCTACAACGAGGACACGCACAAGGGTATCCTGCGCCACATCGTCGGGCGCGTCGGACGTGGCAACGAGTTGATGGCAGTCATTGTCACAGCGACCAAGCAGCTGCCGCATGCCAAAGATTTTGTTCGTCTGCTGCGCGAACGACTGCCGCATCTCGTCAGCGTGCATCAGAACATCCAGACCTATCGGAACAACGTCATTATGGGGCGTGATACCGAGTTGCTGTGGGGCAGACCAACCATTTTGGATACCTTGGGACGGCTGAACTTTCACATCTCCCCGCGCTCCTTTTTTCAGGTCAATACGAGGCAGGCGGAGCGTCTCTACGAGCAGGCACTCGCCTATGCCGATCTGCACGGCACGGAGACCGTCATCGACGCCTACTGTGGAACGGGCACGATCACCCTCTTCCTTGCACAGAAGGCGCGCAAGGTCTACGGCATCGAGATCGTGCAGCCCGCCATCCTCGATGCGCGGAAAAATGCACGCGACAATCACGTGAAGAACGCCGAGTTCATCGTGGGGGACGCCACTGCCGTTATGCCGGCACTCTACAAGCAGGGTATCCGTCCCGATGTCGTCGTCGTCGATCCGCCGCGTGCCGGCTGCACCGAAATCGTCCTCCGCACCTTCGCCAACATGAAACCGCAGCGCATCGTCTACGTCTCATGCAATCCCGCCACACTCGCGCGTGACCTCGCCATATTAAAAGACCTCGGCTATATCACGCAGGAAGTCCAGCCCGTAGATTTATTTCCGCAGACTTCGCATGTTGAAAATGTGGCGCTTCTTATGCGAAAATCCATTTGA
- the ylqF gene encoding ribosome biogenesis GTPase YlqF, with the protein MIDNDNVIDIPSLQWYPGHMRKAERLVKENLKLVDVVVELLDARIPLSSANPVLREIVGGKPRLIVLNKADLADETATRTWVKYFAAQGITAVPVDAVKGHGVKELVQAIAKCAKPKTDKLVQHGAKARAARCMILGIPNVGKSSLINRLSGGTKTKVENRPGVTRAKQWIRLGAQLELLDMPGILWPKFEDQQAALHLAFTGAINDNVYDVASVVLLLLNTLREAYPADLAARYRMEGDLPSGTELLEEIGRRRGCLRAGGKIDYEKAEQIVLTDFRSGRLGRVTLDSLPDMSFDGDVR; encoded by the coding sequence ATGATTGATAATGACAACGTAATCGACATCCCGAGCCTGCAATGGTACCCGGGGCACATGCGCAAGGCAGAGCGGCTTGTCAAGGAGAATCTGAAGCTGGTCGATGTGGTGGTGGAGCTGCTGGATGCGCGGATTCCGCTGAGCTCGGCGAATCCTGTGCTGCGTGAGATTGTGGGTGGAAAGCCGCGTTTGATTGTGCTCAACAAAGCGGATCTTGCGGATGAGACAGCGACGCGCACATGGGTAAAATATTTTGCGGCGCAGGGGATCACGGCAGTGCCTGTGGATGCGGTGAAGGGGCACGGCGTGAAGGAGCTCGTACAGGCGATTGCAAAATGTGCAAAGCCGAAGACGGATAAACTCGTTCAGCATGGTGCAAAGGCGCGTGCGGCGCGATGCATGATCCTCGGCATCCCGAATGTGGGCAAGTCCTCCCTCATCAACCGTCTGTCGGGCGGAACGAAGACGAAGGTGGAGAACCGCCCTGGCGTGACGCGTGCAAAGCAGTGGATCAGACTCGGAGCGCAGTTGGAACTGCTCGATATGCCAGGGATTCTCTGGCCGAAATTCGAGGATCAGCAGGCGGCGCTTCACCTCGCATTTACGGGCGCAATCAACGACAATGTCTACGACGTGGCGAGCGTCGTCCTCCTGCTGCTCAATACGCTGCGGGAAGCATACCCCGCCGATTTGGCGGCGCGCTATCGCATGGAAGGAGACCTGCCGTCCGGCACAGAGTTGCTTGAGGAGATCGGACGCAGACGCGGCTGTCTGCGGGCGGGCGGAAAGATCGACTACGAAAAGGCGGAACAGATCGTGTTGACGGATTTTCGTAGCGGACGCCTCGGGCGGGTCACGTTGGATTCCTTGCCTGACATGTCATTCGACGGAGATGTACGGTAA
- a CDS encoding ribonuclease HII → MEKMTIKEIENVFLQGDAPAEFIELCRHDSRKSVQTILRRYERAQKERERLHAMYAYERAAAEAGRTIVAGVDEAGRGPLAGPVAVAAVILPQECHLPRLNDSKKLSAAVREALYDEIVNAAISYHVTLIDAETIDRMNILQATRMGMYEAIDALSPTPDEVLIDAVELPKLTMPSNSIIKGDAKSASIAAASILAEVTRDHLMEQYDTEYPNYGFAKHKGYGTQEHIDAIRKYGVCPIHRKSFEPIRSMLNNI, encoded by the coding sequence ATGGAGAAAATGACGATAAAAGAAATAGAGAACGTATTTCTCCAAGGCGATGCCCCAGCAGAGTTCATCGAACTCTGTCGGCATGACTCAAGAAAATCGGTTCAGACAATTCTACGTCGCTACGAAAGGGCACAGAAGGAACGTGAGCGGTTGCACGCGATGTATGCATATGAGCGCGCTGCAGCAGAGGCGGGACGCACGATTGTTGCGGGCGTAGACGAGGCTGGACGCGGCCCTCTCGCAGGTCCCGTTGCCGTTGCCGCCGTCATTTTGCCGCAGGAATGCCATCTACCGCGCCTCAACGACTCAAAGAAGCTCTCTGCTGCCGTGCGCGAGGCGCTGTACGACGAGATTGTCAATGCTGCGATTTCCTATCATGTCACTCTGATTGATGCAGAGACGATCGACCGCATGAACATCTTGCAGGCAACGCGGATGGGGATGTATGAGGCGATTGACGCATTGTCGCCTACGCCAGACGAGGTTCTGATTGATGCCGTGGAGCTTCCGAAACTCACGATGCCTTCAAACTCCATCATCAAGGGGGATGCCAAGTCTGCATCGATTGCTGCGGCCTCGATCTTGGCGGAGGTGACGCGCGATCATTTGATGGAACAATACGATACAGAATATCCGAACTATGGCTTTGCAAAGCATAAGGGCTATGGAACCCAGGAACATATCGACGCGATTCGCAAATATGGTGTCTGCCCCATTCACCGTAAATCCTTCGAGCCGATACGCTCCATGCTGAACAATATATAA
- a CDS encoding EscU/YscU/HrcU family type III secretion system export apparatus switch protein, producing MAEHWDQDTSPVDDMPASEEQRAVAIKYDVKNDRAPRVTAKGRSLVADRILAEAKKNGIPVYQNKSLVNMLMALEIDREIPPELYRTIAEILAHVYRIDRHAGERRLS from the coding sequence ATGGCGGAACATTGGGATCAGGACACTTCGCCTGTCGATGATATGCCGGCGTCAGAGGAACAGCGCGCGGTTGCGATCAAATATGATGTGAAAAACGACCGTGCCCCGCGCGTGACGGCAAAGGGGCGCTCGCTCGTCGCCGACCGCATTCTTGCGGAGGCAAAGAAGAACGGAATCCCCGTCTACCAGAATAAATCCCTCGTCAATATGCTGATGGCGCTTGAGATCGACCGCGAGATTCCGCCGGAACTCTATCGCACGATTGCAGAGATTCTCGCACATGTCTACCGCATTGACCGCCATGCGGGTGAACGGAGACTGTCATGA
- a CDS encoding YraN family protein yields MSSKTLGDQGESCAAEYLRRQGCRILTRNYRCKIGEIDIIADDHGTLVFVEVKTRRSIRCGTPAESVHYRKRQKIVQTAYWYLREHHMENAHCRFDVLEVYAVGDTWTVHAIKNAFEV; encoded by the coding sequence ATGAGCAGTAAGACGCTCGGTGATCAGGGAGAATCCTGTGCTGCAGAGTATCTGCGCCGACAGGGCTGCCGCATCCTCACGCGCAACTATCGGTGCAAAATCGGCGAGATCGACATCATCGCAGACGATCATGGAACACTCGTCTTTGTCGAGGTGAAGACGCGCCGCAGTATCCGCTGTGGAACGCCTGCAGAGTCGGTTCACTACCGTAAGCGTCAAAAAATCGTACAGACGGCATATTGGTACCTGCGTGAGCACCATATGGAGAACGCGCATTGCCGTTTTGATGTGCTTGAGGTCTACGCTGTCGGCGACACATGGACAGTACACGCAATCAAGAACGCATTTGAGGTATAG
- a CDS encoding putative manganese-dependent inorganic diphosphatase, with amino-acid sequence MNVAKPIYVIGHRNPDTDSICSAVGYAHLKQAMGVNAVAARAGKVNKETKFALEYFHVEQPLLIPDLYPRVKDIAMDCKIVVRQHDTLRNLGEVLRENDLRSIPVTDSKGILVGIVSVSDLAKRYFQELGMTNLSDMRVRYRDIIRATDSNVLVAGEEGETIKGQIRIAAGSVETIHKLIKENDIVLVGDRRTETILACIQQGIACLIVTGDGRVPAEALEEAEARGIFVLSTPYDTYTVARLINQCVPIRRIMHDNPVCFKPLDLLSDIKGTMEETNFRNYPVLENGRIVGLVSRDRLVVSEPAQVILVDHNERNQAVEGIEEAKIIEIIDHHRFGGISTSEPIYTHAEPVGCTATIVSNMHWQNDIDIPPSIAGLLLSAIISDTVLFKSPTCTPKDKKAAERLADIANVDLNTYGLEMLKAGSSIGNMSPMEIVRNDLKEFTIGAYRVIVSQTSVMDTKEIMAKEDELLAAMKSICDSEGFDLSLVMITDILEEATYLLFTGSPRTLIGEAFRKDTSGTHLYLPGVMSRKKQIIPPLSEAVKRIKT; translated from the coding sequence TTGAATGTTGCAAAGCCGATCTACGTCATCGGGCACCGCAATCCGGATACAGATTCCATTTGCTCTGCGGTCGGATACGCGCATCTGAAACAGGCGATGGGCGTCAATGCCGTTGCGGCACGTGCCGGTAAGGTGAATAAGGAGACGAAGTTCGCACTCGAGTATTTCCATGTCGAGCAGCCGCTCCTCATTCCCGATCTCTATCCGCGCGTCAAGGACATTGCGATGGACTGCAAGATTGTCGTTCGTCAGCATGACACCCTGCGCAATCTGGGCGAGGTGCTGCGCGAGAACGATCTGCGCTCGATCCCCGTGACGGACAGCAAGGGCATTCTCGTCGGCATCGTCTCGGTCAGCGATCTTGCAAAGCGCTATTTCCAAGAGCTCGGCATGACGAATCTCTCGGATATGCGCGTGCGCTATCGCGACATCATCCGTGCGACGGACAGCAATGTGCTCGTCGCCGGGGAAGAGGGCGAGACGATCAAGGGACAGATTCGCATTGCCGCCGGCAGCGTAGAGACCATCCATAAGCTCATCAAGGAAAACGACATTGTGCTCGTCGGCGACCGTCGGACAGAGACGATTCTCGCCTGCATTCAGCAGGGCATCGCCTGCTTGATTGTGACGGGAGATGGGCGCGTGCCCGCAGAGGCACTTGAGGAGGCAGAGGCACGCGGGATCTTCGTGCTATCGACGCCGTATGATACCTATACTGTGGCGCGTCTCATCAACCAGTGCGTCCCAATTCGGCGGATCATGCACGACAATCCCGTCTGCTTTAAGCCGCTCGACCTCCTCTCGGATATCAAGGGGACGATGGAGGAGACGAATTTCCGCAATTACCCCGTGCTGGAAAACGGGCGCATCGTAGGCCTTGTCAGCCGCGACCGCCTCGTCGTCTCGGAGCCGGCGCAGGTCATCCTCGTGGATCACAACGAGCGCAATCAAGCGGTCGAGGGGATCGAGGAGGCGAAGATCATCGAGATCATCGACCATCATCGCTTCGGCGGCATCAGCACGAGCGAGCCGATCTACACACACGCGGAGCCGGTCGGCTGCACGGCGACGATTGTCTCGAATATGCACTGGCAGAACGACATCGACATCCCGCCGTCGATCGCAGGACTTCTGCTCTCGGCGATCATCTCGGATACCGTGCTCTTCAAGTCCCCGACCTGCACGCCGAAGGACAAGAAGGCGGCAGAACGACTCGCGGACATTGCAAACGTCGATCTGAACACCTACGGACTCGAGATGCTCAAGGCAGGCTCCAGCATCGGCAATATGTCTCCGATGGAGATTGTACGCAACGATCTCAAGGAATTCACCATCGGTGCATATCGCGTCATTGTCAGTCAGACCTCCGTCATGGATACGAAGGAAATCATGGCGAAGGAGGACGAGCTCCTCGCTGCGATGAAGAGCATCTGCGACTCCGAAGGGTTTGACCTGAGCCTCGTCATGATTACGGACATCCTCGAGGAGGCGACCTATCTGCTCTTCACGGGATCGCCGCGCACGCTGATCGGCGAGGCTTTCCGCAAGGATACGAGCGGGACGCATCTCTATCTGCCCGGGGTCATGTCGCGCAAGAAGCAGATCATTCCGCCGCTCTCGGAGGCGGTCAAGCGGATCAAGACGTAA
- the pcrA gene encoding DNA helicase PcrA yields the protein MDLFQGLNEPQQKAVACLEGPLLIVAGAGSGKTRVLTFRIANLLEQGVPPYRILAITFTNKAAREMRDRVDTLIGDAAHDVWLSTFHSFCARFLRMEIEQLGTYAKNFVIYDASDSKALIRECLKELNIDEKHTAPGAVQSHISDAKNRLLDVKAFTAQATDFFAEQVAKIYELYQSKLRANNALDFDDLLMLTVELLTNNAGVREKYQKKFHYILVDEYQDTNGAQYAITKLLAEGHRNICVVGDADQSIYGWRGADMRNILNFERDYPEATVILLEQNYRSTKNILAAANAVIENNLTRKKKELWTDNPTGDPITVYEGGTEKNEAAFIVREVERLHTMFNAKYGDIAILYRTNAQSRNIEEAFYATGIPYSMVGAVRFYDRREIKDIIAYLRVIYNPRDTLSLLRIINVPKRGLGQTTLGRMIEKAAEYRISLFELITDEQLLSTIPKLSAKVKFELEDFSALVFTYMGQLGTRPLHEIVEDIIEESGYSAALEDDPKEDNRDRLENLREFISVAKNFEDGAEEGENGLEDFLAQISLISDVDETEQSEGSVTLMTFHAAKGLEFPTVFMAGMEEGLFPHSRTLLDDTEIEEERRTCYVGITRAERRLYLTYARQRTIYGRTEMSRPSRFLAEIPEELVEHKTADFFADAGSSHGRSDVWGRGSGGGRRSYLPPPPQHTAEDGSVIRPDTEAKFAAGDAVRHSKWGDGHVVAISGSGEDAELTIAFPGEGIKKFIQKYAPILKL from the coding sequence ATGGATCTATTTCAGGGGCTGAACGAGCCACAGCAAAAGGCCGTTGCCTGCCTTGAGGGACCTCTCCTCATCGTGGCGGGCGCCGGCTCCGGCAAGACGCGTGTACTGACCTTCCGCATTGCAAACCTCTTGGAGCAGGGGGTTCCGCCGTACCGCATTCTTGCCATCACCTTCACGAACAAGGCGGCGCGCGAAATGCGCGACCGTGTGGACACGCTGATCGGGGATGCTGCGCACGATGTCTGGCTGAGCACGTTCCACTCCTTCTGTGCCCGTTTCCTACGCATGGAGATCGAGCAGCTCGGCACCTATGCGAAGAACTTTGTCATCTATGATGCCTCGGACTCAAAGGCGCTGATCCGCGAATGCCTGAAGGAATTGAATATCGACGAGAAGCATACGGCACCGGGCGCCGTCCAGTCTCATATTTCGGATGCGAAGAACCGCCTGCTCGATGTCAAGGCATTCACGGCACAGGCGACGGATTTCTTTGCGGAGCAGGTGGCAAAGATCTACGAGCTCTACCAGTCGAAGCTGCGCGCAAACAATGCACTGGATTTCGACGATCTGCTCATGCTGACGGTGGAGCTGCTCACAAATAACGCTGGGGTACGTGAAAAGTACCAGAAGAAATTTCACTACATCCTCGTGGACGAGTACCAGGACACAAACGGCGCACAGTATGCGATTACGAAGCTGCTTGCCGAGGGACACCGCAATATCTGCGTTGTGGGTGATGCGGATCAGTCGATCTACGGCTGGCGCGGTGCGGACATGAGGAACATTCTGAACTTCGAGCGCGACTATCCCGAAGCGACGGTGATCCTGCTCGAGCAGAACTACCGCTCGACTAAGAACATCCTCGCAGCGGCGAATGCCGTGATTGAGAACAATCTGACGCGCAAGAAGAAGGAGCTCTGGACGGACAATCCTACGGGTGATCCCATCACCGTCTATGAGGGCGGGACGGAGAAGAACGAGGCTGCCTTCATCGTGCGCGAAGTGGAGCGTCTGCACACGATGTTCAACGCGAAATATGGCGATATTGCCATTCTCTATCGTACGAACGCACAGTCCCGCAACATCGAGGAAGCGTTCTACGCAACGGGCATTCCGTATTCCATGGTCGGCGCGGTGCGCTTCTATGACCGCCGCGAGATCAAGGACATCATTGCCTATCTGCGCGTGATCTACAATCCACGCGATACGTTGAGCCTCCTGCGCATCATCAACGTGCCGAAGCGTGGACTCGGTCAGACAACCCTTGGGCGCATGATCGAGAAGGCGGCGGAATACCGTATCTCCCTCTTTGAACTTATCACGGACGAGCAGCTCCTCAGCACGATTCCAAAGCTCTCTGCAAAGGTAAAATTCGAGCTTGAGGATTTCTCCGCCCTCGTCTTTACCTACATGGGACAGCTCGGCACGCGGCCATTGCACGAAATTGTCGAGGACATCATTGAGGAGTCGGGCTATTCCGCCGCACTCGAGGACGATCCGAAGGAGGACAATCGCGACCGTCTCGAGAATCTGCGTGAGTTTATCAGCGTGGCAAAGAATTTCGAAGACGGCGCGGAAGAGGGAGAGAACGGGCTGGAGGATTTCCTCGCACAGATCTCGCTCATCTCCGACGTGGATGAGACGGAGCAGTCGGAGGGCAGCGTAACTCTCATGACCTTCCATGCGGCAAAGGGACTGGAATTCCCGACCGTCTTCATGGCGGGCATGGAGGAGGGGCTCTTCCCACATTCACGCACCCTGCTTGACGATACGGAGATCGAGGAGGAGCGGCGCACCTGCTACGTCGGCATTACACGCGCCGAGCGCCGTCTCTATCTCACATACGCGCGTCAGCGCACAATCTACGGGCGGACGGAAATGTCGCGCCCCTCGCGCTTCCTCGCGGAGATTCCCGAGGAGCTTGTGGAGCATAAGACGGCGGATTTCTTTGCGGATGCGGGGAGTTCACACGGGCGTTCCGATGTATGGGGACGCGGCTCCGGCGGTGGTCGGCGCTCCTATCTGCCCCCGCCGCCGCAGCATACAGCAGAGGACGGGAGTGTCATCCGCCCCGACACAGAGGCGAAATTTGCGGCAGGTGACGCCGTACGCCACAGCAAATGGGGAGACGGGCACGTTGTTGCAATCAGCGGCTCGGGCGAGGACGCAGAGCTGACGATTGCGTTCCCGGGCGAAGGAATCAAGAAATTCATACAGAAGTATGCACCGATTTTGAAGCTGTGA
- the ligA gene encoding NAD-dependent DNA ligase LigA produces MSDIVDIKSELAELRKKIRKYSKQYYDANASDISDYDFDMLMQRLKAIEAEYPELITKNSPTQKVGGSAQREVGVLVRHDVPMLSLQDVFSEEEIRSFVAGILSHFPTAEFVVEEKIDGLSLALRYENGALARAITRGDGTVQGEDVTLNARAISDVVEQLHEHIPYFEVRGEVYMERAAFAEVNERQELLGLKPFANPRNCAAGTLRQLDARVTRERRLSMFVFNLQRAEGRTFSSHTEAYDFMRAQGIKIISNYRVCHTADEVWNAITEIGVRRGDLPYDIDGAVVKVNDFAERTELGATAKAPRWAIAYKYPPEEKETVLRAIELSVGRTGRITPTAVFDPVQLCGTRVERATLHNQDYIDSLDIRIGDTILVYKSGEIIPRVKAVIKEKRPQTAEPYLIGDRCPVCHSHAVRESDTADIKCQNPACPAQVENHILNFVSRNAMDIKGFGESAVIGLTHEGYLHDIADIYALHLHREELIASGIIGREKSVDNRLAAIEASKANTPDRLLTGLGISGIGRAAAISLMQAFPSIDALQEIAITGPERILDVPDMGEISVQKLTEFFASESGKALLDKFRAAGVNFESAPIVRAGTALAGKSFVITGTLPTLSREECAALITAHGGVVKGSVSKKTDYLVAGEAAGSKLQKAEDLGIPVLDEAMLRGMIGADGKDII; encoded by the coding sequence ATGAGCGACATCGTGGATATCAAGAGCGAGCTCGCAGAGCTGCGGAAGAAGATCCGAAAATATTCTAAGCAGTATTATGACGCAAATGCATCGGATATTTCCGACTATGACTTCGATATGCTCATGCAGCGTCTGAAAGCAATCGAGGCGGAGTATCCGGAACTCATCACGAAGAATTCGCCGACCCAGAAGGTGGGCGGCAGTGCACAGCGCGAGGTCGGCGTACTCGTTCGCCATGATGTCCCCATGCTTTCTCTGCAGGATGTATTTAGTGAAGAGGAAATACGCTCCTTTGTCGCTGGCATTCTGTCGCATTTTCCGACAGCGGAATTCGTTGTCGAGGAAAAGATTGACGGACTCTCCCTCGCACTCCGCTATGAAAACGGTGCGCTTGCGCGTGCCATCACGCGCGGCGACGGAACGGTGCAGGGCGAGGATGTCACGCTGAATGCACGTGCAATCAGTGATGTTGTCGAGCAACTACATGAACATATCCCATACTTCGAGGTGCGCGGCGAGGTCTATATGGAACGCGCGGCATTTGCCGAGGTCAACGAGCGGCAGGAACTCCTCGGGCTGAAACCGTTTGCGAATCCGCGCAACTGTGCGGCAGGAACGCTGCGTCAGCTGGACGCACGCGTAACGCGCGAGCGCAGACTCTCGATGTTCGTCTTCAATTTGCAGCGTGCAGAGGGGCGCACATTCTCCTCGCATACAGAGGCATACGACTTCATGCGCGCGCAGGGGATCAAGATTATTTCAAACTATCGTGTCTGTCATACAGCGGACGAAGTCTGGAACGCAATCACGGAGATCGGTGTACGGCGCGGAGATCTTCCCTATGACATCGATGGTGCTGTTGTCAAGGTCAACGATTTTGCAGAGCGCACGGAGCTGGGAGCAACGGCAAAGGCGCCGCGTTGGGCGATTGCCTACAAGTATCCGCCCGAGGAAAAGGAGACCGTTCTGCGTGCGATTGAGCTGTCCGTGGGACGCACGGGGCGCATTACGCCGACGGCGGTATTCGACCCCGTGCAGCTCTGCGGTACACGCGTCGAGCGCGCAACCCTGCACAATCAGGACTATATCGACAGTCTGGACATACGGATTGGCGACACAATCCTCGTCTATAAGTCGGGTGAAATCATCCCGCGCGTCAAGGCGGTCATCAAAGAGAAACGCCCGCAGACAGCGGAGCCGTATCTGATCGGCGACCGCTGTCCCGTCTGTCATTCCCATGCCGTCCGCGAGTCTGATACGGCGGACATCAAATGTCAGAATCCCGCCTGCCCTGCACAGGTGGAGAATCACATCCTGAACTTCGTCAGCCGCAATGCAATGGACATCAAGGGCTTTGGGGAGTCTGCTGTTATTGGACTGACGCACGAGGGTTATCTGCATGACATTGCGGATATATATGCTCTGCATTTACATCGCGAGGAACTGATTGCGTCCGGCATCATCGGCCGTGAAAAGAGCGTGGACAATCGTCTTGCCGCAATCGAGGCGAGCAAGGCGAATACACCCGACCGCCTACTCACGGGACTGGGGATCTCCGGCATCGGGCGTGCGGCGGCAATCTCTCTCATGCAGGCATTTCCCTCCATTGACGCCCTGCAGGAGATCGCAATCACAGGGCCGGAGCGCATCCTCGATGTACCCGATATGGGCGAGATCAGTGTGCAGAAGCTCACGGAATTCTTCGCATCGGAATCGGGAAAAGCGTTGCTCGACAAATTCCGCGCTGCTGGCGTGAACTTTGAGAGTGCCCCCATTGTGCGCGCAGGGACGGCGCTTGCGGGAAAGAGTTTTGTCATTACGGGAACGCTGCCAACGCTCTCGCGCGAGGAATGCGCGGCGCTGATTACTGCACACGGAGGCGTCGTGAAAGGATCGGTATCGAAAAAGACCGATTATCTTGTCGCGGGGGAAGCCGCAGGAAGTAAACTCCAAAAGGCGGAAGATCTCGGCATTCCCGTATTGGATGAGGCAATGCTCAGAGGGATGATCGGCGCGGATGGAAAGGACATCATATGA
- the deoC gene encoding deoxyribose-phosphate aldolase → MKLSRYIDSSPLNPSMTSDEVRAAIEEAVRLECRSVCVQPSDIPLAVRLCRNTDTHVCTVLDFPHGKAPAAVKEIEARYYMEYGAEELDMVMNYGLARSGQWEEVEEEIRAVVNAAHARNVIVKVIFEASQLTAEEIARATEVSIAAGADFVKTATGFFGTGATEEQLQIMLDTAHGRCKVKASGGIRDYATAKAFLEMGVERLGIGSSSVPKILAEEANS, encoded by the coding sequence ATGAAACTCAGCAGATATATTGATTCTTCTCCTCTGAATCCCTCCATGACAAGCGATGAGGTGCGTGCGGCAATCGAGGAAGCAGTGCGGCTGGAATGCCGTTCGGTCTGTGTACAGCCCTCGGATATCCCTCTCGCTGTCCGTCTTTGTCGGAATACAGATACGCACGTCTGCACGGTGCTGGACTTCCCGCATGGGAAAGCGCCCGCCGCAGTCAAGGAGATCGAGGCACGCTACTATATGGAGTACGGCGCCGAGGAACTGGACATGGTGATGAACTACGGTCTCGCACGTTCCGGACAGTGGGAAGAGGTCGAGGAGGAAATACGCGCCGTTGTTAATGCGGCGCATGCACGGAATGTTATTGTGAAGGTGATCTTCGAGGCAAGTCAGCTGACAGCGGAGGAGATTGCACGCGCAACAGAAGTCAGCATTGCTGCGGGTGCGGATTTTGTTAAGACGGCGACGGGCTTCTTCGGTACGGGAGCAACGGAGGAGCAGCTGCAGATCATGCTGGACACAGCACATGGGCGGTGCAAGGTCAAGGCATCCGGCGGCATTCGGGACTATGCAACGGCAAAGGCATTCTTGGAGATGGGTGTCGAGCGTCTCGGCATTGGCAGCTCTTCCGTTCCAAAGATCCTTGCCGAGGAAGCAAATTCATAG